The following proteins are encoded in a genomic region of Sphingopyxis sp. YF1:
- a CDS encoding BCCT family transporter: MTIAPPRRINRPVFLIPLAVLTAAVLTSLWQREAFLAAEVAINDWVLTWFGPAFALAGVAFLALLAAVALSPLGRTIIGGPEAKPLLGRWRWFAVMLCTTIATGILFWGAAEPLFHLNAPPPMLGLEPGSDGAAAFAMSTMFLHWTLTPYGIYTVAALAFALVYYNRREPFSLSSLFVPLIGPRAHGPVGSGIDIICLYALVAGMAASMGAGILALAGGIEGLGGFAGGAGLRWAIMALIVASFLISAATGLQKGIAGLSLLNTWIFFAIIVFVLLAGPTAQMLGLSLRGGADYAATFVPRNLGFDVDRDWHRQWTIFNWANWMAWAPVTALFLGRLAVGYSVRAFILFNLVLPALFGAVWMTAIAGATILIDQQSGASLYTLLVERGPDPVLFGLFHALGGGPVVTGIVLFTIFLSYVAGADANVSAMSALSTHGISPERPEAPLWVQAVWGVTVGLVAMVLVAAAGIDGIRMMSVLGGFPALFVIVGAALSLAAMMVRGRPTAAPAPSSG, encoded by the coding sequence TTGACCATCGCCCCGCCCCGCCGCATCAACCGCCCGGTATTCCTGATACCGCTCGCCGTGCTCACGGCAGCGGTGCTGACCAGCTTGTGGCAACGCGAGGCATTCCTCGCCGCCGAGGTCGCGATCAACGACTGGGTGCTGACGTGGTTCGGTCCCGCCTTCGCCCTCGCGGGTGTCGCCTTCCTAGCGCTGCTCGCCGCGGTCGCCTTGTCACCGCTCGGCAGGACGATCATCGGCGGCCCCGAAGCGAAGCCGCTGCTCGGCCGCTGGCGCTGGTTCGCGGTGATGCTGTGCACGACCATCGCCACCGGAATCCTGTTCTGGGGCGCTGCCGAACCACTGTTCCACCTCAACGCCCCGCCCCCCATGCTCGGGCTGGAGCCCGGCAGCGACGGGGCGGCCGCCTTCGCGATGTCGACGATGTTCCTGCACTGGACGCTGACGCCCTACGGGATTTACACCGTCGCAGCGCTCGCCTTCGCGCTCGTCTATTACAACCGCCGCGAACCGTTCAGCCTGTCGTCGCTCTTCGTCCCGCTGATCGGTCCGCGCGCGCACGGCCCCGTCGGATCGGGCATCGACATCATCTGCCTCTATGCGCTCGTCGCCGGCATGGCGGCGTCGATGGGCGCAGGCATCCTGGCGCTCGCGGGCGGGATCGAGGGCCTTGGGGGTTTTGCGGGCGGCGCCGGGCTGCGCTGGGCGATCATGGCGCTGATCGTCGCGAGTTTCCTGATCTCCGCGGCCACCGGACTGCAAAAGGGTATCGCCGGGCTGTCGCTGCTCAACACCTGGATCTTCTTCGCGATCATCGTGTTCGTGCTGCTCGCCGGCCCGACGGCGCAGATGCTCGGCCTGTCACTGCGCGGCGGCGCCGACTATGCCGCCACCTTCGTGCCGCGCAACCTCGGGTTCGACGTCGACCGCGACTGGCACCGGCAATGGACGATCTTCAACTGGGCGAACTGGATGGCCTGGGCCCCGGTCACCGCGCTGTTCCTCGGGCGGCTCGCGGTCGGCTACAGCGTGCGCGCCTTCATCCTGTTCAACCTCGTCCTGCCCGCACTGTTCGGCGCGGTGTGGATGACGGCGATCGCGGGCGCGACGATCCTGATCGACCAGCAGAGCGGCGCCAGCCTCTATACGCTGCTCGTCGAACGGGGCCCCGACCCGGTGCTGTTCGGGCTGTTCCATGCGCTCGGCGGCGGGCCGGTGGTGACGGGGATCGTGCTCTTCACCATCTTCCTTTCCTACGTCGCGGGCGCCGACGCCAACGTCTCGGCAATGAGCGCGCTATCCACGCATGGCATTTCGCCCGAACGACCAGAGGCACCGCTGTGGGTGCAGGCGGTCTGGGGCGTGACGGTGGGCCTTGTCGCGATGGTGCTCGTCGCGGCGGCGGGGATCGACGGCATCCGCATGATGTCGGTGCTCGGCGGCTTTCCCGCGCTGTTCGTCATCGTCGGCGCGGCGCTGTCGCTTGCGGCGATGATGGTGCGGGGACGGCCGACGGCCGCCCCCGCACCATCATCGGGATAG
- a CDS encoding UrcA family protein: MAKLVLTLLAAPLALTSLSMPAAAQETMSVVVRYDDLNLASATGRATLNTRIKYAIQTVCETRPSFRPDLRQRAYSQQCAKTAARDAEVKLASLLNGNGTALADRGGKIVVSAP, encoded by the coding sequence ATGGCGAAACTTGTTCTGACCCTGCTGGCGGCACCGCTTGCCCTGACCAGCCTTTCCATGCCTGCCGCCGCGCAGGAAACGATGAGCGTCGTCGTACGATACGATGATCTCAACCTCGCGAGTGCCACAGGCCGCGCAACGCTCAACACGCGGATCAAATATGCGATCCAGACGGTTTGCGAGACGCGGCCCAGTTTCCGGCCCGATCTCCGTCAACGTGCCTATTCGCAACAATGTGCGAAGACAGCGGCGCGCGACGCTGAGGTCAAGCTGGCATCCTTGCTGAACGGCAATGGCACTGCACTTGCGGACCGTGGCGGCAAGATCGTGGTGTCTGCACCTTAA
- a CDS encoding response regulator transcription factor, translating into MLTLRTLIVDDEPLAIERLQILAGQQEGVSLVGTATDGASALRMVDALAPDLVLCDIAMPGLNGLDVAAAVDKLDNPPAVIFVTAFDQYAVAAFDVAAVDYLLKPVSPDRLGRALGRVREWRATDRVRTPKSKWIGEFWVQNRGEMLRIDAGQVDLIEAERDYMRLHVGGRSWLIHQTIKSLEARMDPDQFMRIHRSKMVRRDGIAGLKHHGDGAWSVDLGEGGVHRIGRTYLHDVKAIMQS; encoded by the coding sequence ATGCTGACGCTACGAACCTTGATCGTCGACGACGAACCGCTTGCGATCGAGCGGCTGCAGATCCTCGCGGGACAGCAGGAAGGCGTGTCGCTCGTCGGCACCGCGACCGATGGCGCATCGGCGCTGCGCATGGTCGATGCCCTCGCGCCCGACCTCGTGCTGTGCGACATCGCGATGCCGGGGCTCAACGGGCTCGATGTCGCCGCCGCGGTGGACAAGCTCGACAATCCGCCCGCCGTGATCTTCGTGACCGCCTTCGATCAATATGCCGTGGCTGCGTTCGACGTCGCCGCGGTCGACTATCTGCTCAAGCCGGTCTCGCCCGACCGGCTGGGCCGTGCGCTGGGGCGCGTGCGCGAATGGCGCGCGACCGATCGCGTCCGGACGCCAAAGAGCAAGTGGATCGGGGAATTCTGGGTCCAGAACCGCGGCGAGATGCTGCGCATCGACGCCGGGCAGGTCGACCTGATCGAGGCCGAACGCGACTATATGCGCCTGCACGTGGGCGGGCGCAGCTGGCTGATCCATCAGACGATCAAGTCGCTCGAAGCGCGGATGGATCCCGACCAGTTCATGCGCATCCACCGTTCGAAAATGGTGCGCCGCGACGGCATCGCCGGGTTGAAGCATCACGGCGACGGTGCGTGGAGCGTCGATCTGGGCGAAGGCGGCGTGCACCGCATCGGCCGCACCTACCTCCACGACGTCAAGGCGATCATGCAGAGCTGA
- a CDS encoding histidine kinase, with protein sequence MTMSDRKLAQSDRRARFLAAAPDWRASDARVNPRVAIGSIIAMWLLYFLITTGLAVLADASEQWAYIGRRAIVVVAGILCTFVLYQLLQRVQPRSFGARLAAAMGTAVPLVIVYATINMFVFFYWFPAPDTEKIIAEVQAKFPVAWETVLVLDSSIRWYFFFAVWAALYVAFGYANEMRAVERRANNYRIEAQTAQLRALHYQVNPHFLFNTLNSLSTLVLRGSKAEAETMIMNLSSFLRSSLAIDPEQLVSLDEEIALQRLYLDIEQVRFPDRLKVEVTMPQELERACVPVLILQPIIENAIKYGVAPSQGTIAIRLTASAEYGLLVLRIENDIDPKAPVPEPGTGLGLGNVRERLLTRYGPTAGCEWGKSDDGGFVVSLWLPLAQLGC encoded by the coding sequence ATGACCATGTCCGACCGCAAGCTGGCCCAGAGCGATCGCCGCGCCAGATTCCTCGCCGCCGCGCCCGACTGGCGCGCTTCCGACGCCCGCGTCAATCCGCGCGTGGCGATCGGTTCGATCATCGCGATGTGGCTGCTCTACTTCCTGATCACGACGGGTCTCGCTGTGCTGGCCGATGCGAGCGAGCAATGGGCCTATATCGGCCGCCGGGCGATCGTCGTCGTCGCCGGCATATTGTGTACCTTCGTGCTCTACCAGCTGCTCCAGCGCGTCCAGCCGCGGAGCTTCGGTGCCCGCCTCGCTGCGGCGATGGGTACCGCCGTGCCGCTGGTGATCGTCTATGCCACGATCAACATGTTCGTCTTCTTCTACTGGTTCCCCGCGCCCGATACCGAGAAGATCATCGCGGAGGTGCAGGCCAAATTCCCTGTCGCATGGGAAACCGTATTGGTCCTCGACAGTTCGATCCGCTGGTATTTCTTCTTCGCGGTGTGGGCCGCGCTCTATGTCGCCTTCGGCTATGCGAACGAGATGCGCGCGGTCGAACGCCGCGCGAACAATTACCGGATCGAGGCCCAGACCGCGCAGCTGCGGGCCCTCCATTACCAGGTCAATCCGCACTTCCTGTTCAACACGCTGAACTCGCTTTCGACGCTCGTCCTGCGCGGGTCGAAAGCCGAGGCGGAGACGATGATCATGAATCTCTCCTCCTTCCTGCGATCGAGCCTCGCGATCGACCCCGAACAGCTCGTCAGCCTCGACGAGGAAATCGCGCTCCAGCGCCTCTACCTCGACATCGAACAGGTCCGCTTCCCCGACCGGCTGAAGGTCGAGGTCACGATGCCGCAGGAACTGGAGCGCGCCTGCGTACCGGTGCTCATCCTGCAGCCGATCATAGAAAATGCGATCAAATATGGTGTCGCCCCCAGCCAGGGCACGATCGCGATCCGCCTGACCGCCAGCGCCGAATATGGCCTGCTGGTGCTCCGCATCGAGAATGACATCGATCCGAAGGCACCGGTGCCCGAGCCCGGCACCGGCCTCGGCCTCGGCAATGTTCGCGAACGGCTGCTGACGCGCTATGGACCGACCGCGGGCTGCGAATGGGGCAAGTCCGACGACGGCGGGTTCGTCGTCTCGCTGTGGTTGCCGCTCGCACAACTGGGGTGCTGA
- a CDS encoding MATE family efflux transporter, with amino-acid sequence MPTPVAAASDPAASPVPPRQTARGGGRMDLTDGPIAKTLILFALPTLASNILQTLSGSVNSIWVGQFLGESALAATANANIIMFLMFATFFGFGMAATVLIGQAIGRGDIDAARRASGGAIGLALLFSVVISLVGWFASDAILRLLETPPEAFDFAHDYLRVTFVAVPASMLMVTLMMASRGAGDAVTPLRFMILSVVLDIVLNPLLILGVGPFPRLGIAGSALATAIAGTISLAGMIVWFYARDHVLRLRGRELAYLLPDWNELRFVIGRGLPMGAQMLVISGAGLVMVGLVNREGLVTAAAYGATLQLWNYIQMPALAVGAAVSAMAAQNIGANRWDRVAAITGGGIRINLAMTGVLIAILLAFDHAALALFLGSESPAIAVSRHIQYIATWTFLPFGTTIVIIGTLRANGSVVPPLVILFLSMFPIRFGIYWFAYPWIGADAIWWSFPLSSLASLAMAWAVYRHGGWRSAMRSAPGG; translated from the coding sequence ATGCCGACGCCCGTCGCGGCGGCGAGCGATCCGGCCGCGAGTCCGGTGCCCCCGCGCCAGACGGCGCGCGGCGGCGGGCGAATGGACCTGACCGATGGTCCGATCGCGAAGACGCTCATCCTCTTCGCGCTGCCGACGCTCGCCTCGAACATCCTCCAGACGCTGTCGGGTTCGGTCAATTCGATCTGGGTCGGGCAGTTTCTCGGCGAAAGCGCGCTCGCCGCGACGGCCAACGCCAACATCATCATGTTCCTGATGTTCGCGACCTTTTTCGGTTTCGGCATGGCCGCGACGGTGCTGATCGGCCAGGCGATCGGACGCGGCGACATCGACGCGGCGCGGCGCGCGAGCGGCGGCGCGATCGGGCTCGCCTTGCTCTTCTCGGTCGTCATCTCCCTCGTCGGCTGGTTCGCGTCCGACGCGATCCTGCGGCTGCTCGAAACCCCGCCCGAAGCCTTCGATTTCGCGCACGACTATCTGCGTGTGACCTTTGTCGCCGTGCCCGCCTCGATGCTGATGGTGACGTTGATGATGGCCTCGCGCGGCGCCGGCGACGCGGTGACGCCGCTGCGCTTCATGATCCTGTCGGTAGTGCTCGATATCGTGCTGAACCCGCTGCTCATCCTCGGCGTCGGTCCCTTTCCGCGGCTCGGCATCGCGGGCAGCGCGCTCGCGACCGCCATCGCCGGAACGATCAGCCTCGCGGGGATGATCGTCTGGTTCTACGCCAGGGATCATGTGCTGCGCCTGCGCGGCCGCGAGCTCGCCTACCTGCTCCCCGACTGGAACGAGCTGCGCTTCGTCATCGGCCGCGGCCTGCCGATGGGCGCCCAGATGCTCGTCATTTCGGGCGCCGGGCTGGTGATGGTAGGGCTCGTCAACCGCGAGGGGCTCGTCACCGCCGCCGCCTATGGCGCGACGCTGCAGCTGTGGAACTATATCCAGATGCCCGCGCTCGCCGTCGGCGCCGCGGTCAGCGCGATGGCGGCGCAGAATATCGGCGCCAACCGCTGGGACCGCGTGGCGGCGATCACCGGCGGCGGGATCAGGATCAACCTCGCGATGACCGGTGTCCTCATCGCGATCCTCCTCGCCTTCGATCACGCCGCGCTCGCGCTCTTCCTCGGCAGCGAAAGCCCGGCGATCGCGGTGTCGCGCCACATCCAGTATATCGCGACCTGGACCTTCCTGCCGTTCGGCACGACGATCGTCATCATCGGCACGCTGCGGGCCAACGGATCGGTGGTACCGCCGCTCGTCATCCTTTTCCTGTCGATGTTTCCGATCCGGTTCGGCATCTACTGGTTCGCCTATCCCTGGATCGGGGCCGACGCGATCTGGTGGAGCTTTCCGCTGTCCTCGCTGGCGTCGCTGGCGATGGCCTGGGCGGTCTATCGCCATGGCGGCTGGCGCAGCGCGATGCGATCGGCGCCGGGTGGCTGA